In Abyssisolibacter fermentans, a genomic segment contains:
- a CDS encoding HypC/HybG/HupF family hydrogenase formation chaperone, giving the protein MCIAVPAEVVKVYESEALVCFGGVKTKVNTYFLENLKVGDYVLIHVGCALQKIDKNEAVKTLEIFKDISNYR; this is encoded by the coding sequence ATGTGTATAGCAGTTCCAGCAGAGGTTGTAAAGGTCTATGAAAGTGAAGCTTTAGTATGTTTTGGAGGTGTTAAAACTAAAGTAAATACTTATTTTTTAGAAAACTTAAAAGTTGGTGATTATGTATTAATACATGTAGGATGTGCTTTGCAAAAGATAGACAAGAATGAAGCAGTAAAAACACTTGAAATATTTAAAGATATATCAAATTACAGGTAG
- the hypF gene encoding carbamoyltransferase HypF, which produces MTVKGIVQGVGFRPFVYKTAVNNNLTGWVKNTSKGVYIDVEGKKSDISKFIYAIYHKSPPISEIKEINIEEKEMVNYKNFEIKHSIKEEDAVTFISPDIGICAQCLEDIKDINNRRYKYPFTNCTNCGPRFSIIKKLPYDRNSTAMDEFEMCSICKSEYDNLLDRRFHAQPNACTKCGPKVELIDNFGNRVLCDDPIKQAVKLIKQGKIILVKGLGGFQITCDAVNEKTIEKLRDKKHRPAKPLALMMKNIKVVKKYCKLSEKEEKVILSSKKPIILLEKKLEILPNNIAPNSNKLGVMLPYTPLHSLIFEEDIEVLVMTSGNISSYPMIYKNEEALNRLNNIVDFFLLHNRKIHVPVDDSVCKVILGEENVIRSARGYAPIYIKQNVINILACGSHLKNTFALSKNNYIIMSQYIGDIENIETFNCFERSLNHLKNIYNIKPKIIAYDMHPNYWSFEYTKKQDIKKVQVQHHHAHIVSCMVENKVKDKIIGIAYDGIGYGMDGKMWGSEFLICDYKDFIRVGHVDYVNMPGGDFASKEPWKIAVSYLYKAYRDDIYEKLPYTLINKNIKPILYLIKNNINSPQCCSIGKLFDAVSAILGFIGKVTFEGEAAILLENIADKNECSRYDYDIEYINQKYIVNTDNMIIGITNDLKNHVNYKIISKKMHNTVIDFSIETCKMIAKKYNIYKVALSGGVFQNEILLKGIYKKLVSKGFMVYTHKLIPCNDSGISLGQLVIADAKSKE; this is translated from the coding sequence GTATATAAAACAGCTGTAAATAACAACTTAACAGGCTGGGTAAAAAATACATCAAAAGGTGTATATATAGACGTTGAAGGCAAAAAATCTGATATAAGTAAATTTATATATGCCATATATCATAAATCACCACCTATATCAGAAATAAAAGAAATAAATATAGAAGAAAAAGAGATGGTAAATTATAAAAATTTTGAAATAAAACATAGCATTAAGGAAGAAGATGCTGTAACTTTTATATCACCTGACATAGGAATATGTGCTCAGTGTTTAGAAGATATAAAAGACATAAATAACAGAAGATATAAATATCCTTTCACAAATTGCACGAATTGCGGTCCTAGATTTTCAATAATTAAAAAATTACCCTATGACAGAAATTCAACAGCTATGGATGAATTCGAAATGTGTAGTATTTGTAAATCTGAATATGATAATCTACTAGATAGAAGATTTCATGCACAGCCAAACGCGTGTACTAAATGTGGACCTAAAGTTGAGCTTATAGATAATTTTGGGAATAGAGTATTATGTGATGATCCTATAAAGCAAGCTGTTAAATTAATAAAACAAGGTAAGATAATTTTAGTAAAAGGGTTAGGAGGATTTCAAATAACTTGTGATGCTGTTAATGAAAAAACTATTGAGAAGCTTAGAGATAAAAAGCATAGACCAGCAAAACCCCTTGCCTTAATGATGAAAAATATAAAAGTTGTTAAAAAATACTGCAAATTAAGTGAAAAAGAAGAAAAAGTCATATTAAGTTCTAAAAAACCAATAATATTATTAGAAAAAAAATTAGAAATACTTCCTAATAATATAGCACCTAACAGTAATAAACTGGGAGTTATGCTTCCATACACACCACTCCATAGTTTGATATTTGAAGAAGATATTGAAGTTTTAGTTATGACTAGTGGAAATATAAGCAGTTACCCAATGATTTACAAAAATGAAGAAGCTTTAAATAGGTTAAATAATATAGTAGATTTCTTTCTTTTACATAATAGAAAAATACATGTTCCTGTTGATGATTCAGTATGCAAGGTTATTTTAGGTGAAGAAAATGTGATAAGAAGTGCAAGAGGATATGCTCCAATATATATAAAACAAAACGTTATAAATATACTTGCATGTGGATCGCATCTAAAGAATACATTTGCTTTATCAAAAAATAATTATATAATTATGAGCCAGTATATAGGTGATATAGAGAATATAGAAACTTTTAATTGTTTTGAAAGAAGTCTTAATCATTTAAAAAATATTTATAATATAAAGCCCAAAATTATAGCTTATGACATGCATCCAAACTATTGGTCATTTGAATATACAAAGAAACAAGATATTAAAAAAGTTCAAGTACAGCATCATCACGCTCATATAGTAAGTTGTATGGTTGAAAATAAAGTTAAGGATAAAATCATAGGAATAGCATATGATGGTATTGGCTATGGTATGGACGGGAAGATGTGGGGTTCAGAGTTTTTGATATGTGATTATAAAGATTTTATAAGAGTAGGACATGTTGATTATGTAAACATGCCTGGTGGAGATTTTGCCAGTAAAGAACCGTGGAAGATAGCTGTAAGCTATTTATATAAAGCGTATAGAGATGATATATATGAGAAATTACCATATACTTTGATAAATAAAAATATAAAACCAATACTATATTTAATAAAAAATAACATCAATTCACCACAGTGTTGCAGCATAGGAAAGTTATTTGATGCTGTATCAGCTATATTAGGTTTTATTGGTAAAGTAACTTTTGAAGGTGAAGCAGCAATTTTGTTAGAAAATATAGCAGATAAAAATGAATGTAGCAGATATGATTATGATATAGAATATATCAATCAAAAATATATCGTAAATACGGACAACATGATTATAGGAATAACGAATGATTTGAAAAATCATGTGAATTACAAGATTATATCTAAAAAAATGCATAATACAGTGATAGATTTTTCGATAGAAACATGTAAAATGATAGCGAAAAAATATAATATATATAAAGTTGCATTAAGTGGCGGAGTATTTCAAAATGAAATACTGTTAAAAGGTATATATAAAAAACTGGTATCAAAAGGCTTTATGGTTTATACTCATAAGCTAATACCATGTAATGATAGTGGTATTAGTCTTGGACAACTGGTTATAGCTGATGCAAAATCAAAGGAGTGA